AGAAATTGGTAAACGTTAGCGTGATCGTCATAGTAGCTATTGCAGCATTATGCACCGCGGCATTTTTGGTTCTGAAAAGCAGTTTAATCGAGGATTCGAACAAGGAACCGACGATTGACGAAGTACTGGAAGCCTCTGTCGATATCAATGATGTCATCACGAATTTACAGGGTGATTCTATCGTACGCATCTCGCTAAAATTAGAAACAGATTCAAAAAAAGCGAAAGAAAAGGACAGTACAATTGAGCTTCTTGCCAATCTGAAGGCTGATGAGATTGAAGGTGCAAAAGGGAAGGTCGCATTCAAAAATAAGCTGAAAGAAAAAGTGAATGCATATATGCGAGAAGGACAGATAACAAAGGTGTATATAACCTCCTTTAATCTTCAATAAGAAGGACAGATAAGGTACCAGGGAGGTGAGTAAATGGCAGGGGAAGTATTGTCCCAAAATGAAATTGATGCACTTTTGTCTGCGATATCAACTGGTGAAATGGATGCAGATGAACTAAAAAAAGAAGATACAGCAAAAAAGGTGAAAACATATGATTTTAAACGGGCTCTTCGATTTTCAAAGGATCAGATTCGAAGCTTAACCCGAATACACGAAAATTTTTCCCGGCTGCTCACGACATACTTTTCAGCTCAGCTTAGAACATACATAAATATTTCGGTCGGCTCTGTCGATCAAGTGCCTTATGAAGAATTTATTCGAAGCATTCCCAGTTTGACGATCTTAAATTTGTTTGAGGTTCGTCCGCTAGAAGGGAAAATCATGATGGAGGTTAATCCAACGATCGCCTATACGATGATGGACCGGGTCATGGGCGGAACCGGAATGGGCGGAAGTAAAAAAGATAGTTTAACAGAAATAGAGACAAAAATTATCTCGAATCTTTGTGAAAATTCGTTGGTTAATTATCGGGAAGCATGGGAACAGGTTGCCGAAATCAACCCCGAGATGACAGGGTTTGAAGTAAATCCTCAATTTGTTCAGATGGTATCTCCAAATGAAACGGTTGTTGTCATCTCACTCAATGCTCAAATTGGCAACATCAGCGGAGTGATCAACCTCTGCATCCCTCACGTGGTTTTGGAGCCGATTATACCTAAACTGTCCATGCATTATTGGATGCAATCCGAGCGAATTGAACCGAAGCCGGAAGAAACACACTCACTTAAAAAACAGATTATGGATGCTCACGTTCCTGTCGTCGCTCAACTAGGGACATCAGAATTAACGATTGAAGAATTTCTAAATCTTGAAATTGGAGATTGCATTACACTTGATCAATCCGTTACAGAGCCTCTCACTGTGAAGGTCGGTGAAAGACCAAAGTTTTTTGGACAAGCCGGCCGGGTGAATCGAAAAGTAGCCATTCAAATATTAGATCACGACATAAGAGGTGAAAAAATTGGAACATAATTCGTTATCTCAGGATGAAATTGATTCATTGCTCAATGGCACGAGCAGTTTAGAAGGTTATGAAGAATTGTCACCGATCGAGCAGGACGCCATCGGAGAAATCGGAAATATTTCATTCGGCAGTTCAGCCACCGCCTTATCAACACTGTTGAACCAGAAAGTGGAAATTACAACTCCTCATGTTTCGATTGTCCTAAAAAGCAAATTGAATGAGGAATTTCCCCATCCTTATGTAGCGATTGAAGTAAACTACACCGAAGGCTTCACCGGCAGCAATTTGTTAGTCATCAAGCAATCGGACGCTTCAATCATTGCCGATTTGATGATGGGTGGTGACGGAAACAATTCAGATGTTCCGTTGGATGATATTCATTTAAGCGCTGTTCAGGAAGCGATGAACCAGATGATGGGTTCAGCTGCTACATCCATGTCAACGGTTTTTAAAAAACGAGTTGACATCTCGCCACCACGTTTGAACTTACTCGATGTTAACCAGGGCGAGGGAACCGAAACCATTCCTGGAGAAGAAAAGCTGGTTAAAGTATCATTCAGGTTAACAGTTGGAAAGTTAATCGATTCAAACATCATGCAGGTGTCGCCGATCACGTTTGCTAAAGAATTTATCAATGAATTAATTGAACCTGCAAATAATAATGATGATCATTCCTCTGAATGTGTTTCTAAACCGGAGCCAGTTTTACACCCAGAGAATGAGCCGAAAGCAGTCCATTCGAAGCCGGCATCTTCTCTTCAAAAAGAGAAAAAATCGTCCGGACAGAGCGTGTCTCCAGTCGAATTTTCCGCTTTTGAAGATCGGACCCATGAAGGAACAAGCAAGACTAATAACCTGGATATGCTGTTGGATATTCCTTTATCAGTTACCGTGGAGCTTGGAAAGACTAAAAAAAGTGTAAAAGAAATATTAGAGCTTTCAGCAGGAAGCATTATCGAGCTTGATACGCTGGCCGGGGAGCCAGTTGACATTTTGGTTAATCAACGGATTGTAGCTAAAGGCGAAGTAGTCGTCATCGATGAAAATTTCGGAGTAAGAGTGACCGATATATTAAGCCAAAAAGAAAGAATCCATAAATTGAAATAAAGTGAACCTCAATCAGTAGGGGTTTCGACGCATAGGATGTGCTAGTGAAGGCGCCCGCACAGGACGCCTAAGCTTTTAGCCTTCGTACATTCATCTCCCACTGATTGTTAGGTGAAGCCAACCCTAGCTTTTACGGGCAGTTGATCCCCCACAGACTTCTGAGGGTGGCCTAAAGCCCCCGAGGTGGGGGACATACTGCCCGTTAATGCAGGATAATATTTTAAGAGGAGAGAACAAAATGGCATATAAAGTTTTAATCGTAGATGATGCAGCTTTTATGAGAATGATGATTAAAGACATTTTAGTGAAAAACGGCTTTGAAGTAGTAGGCGAGGCTGCGGACGGTGTACAAGCAGTAGATAAATATAAAGAATTATCGCCCGATCTTGTGACGATGGACATCACCATGCCTGAAATGGACGGAATAGCAGCTTTGAAAGAAATTAAACAAATTAATCCACAGGCCAAAGTGATTATGTGCTCAGCAATGGGGCAGCAGGCGATGGTAATTGACGCCATCCAAGCCGGAGCAAAGGATTTTATTGTGAAACCATTTCAAGCCGACCGGGTGCTCGAAGCGATTAATAAAACGTTAAGTTAGAAGGTGTAAAAGGTGGTTTCTTATAAATCTTTTATGTCAATCAGCTTTATCGTTTGTCTTCTATTCGCTTATCATGCATCTCCAGTTTCAGCTGCAGAAACTGGAGACGCCACTGTTGATGAATGGTTTCAGCAGCAAGATGAAGATAAGGTAAAACCGGTAGAAAACCGTAAGGAAGAAAAACAGAGCCCGCCTGTGAAACAACCGTCTGCTTCCGTATCAGCAATGGATTTTTTCCGAATGATTGGGGCTTTGCTTTTTGTTATCTTTCTTATTTATGCGGTCATTAAGCTGTTGAACAAACGGAACAAGATGATTCGGCCCTTTCAATATATTGAAAACCTCGGGGGAACCTCTCTCGGACAGAATCGATCGGTCCAGCTTATCAAAGTAGGAGAGAGAGTTATGGTTGTCGGCGTCGGGGAATCTATTCAATTATTAAAGGAAATTGAAAATGAAGAAGAACGAAAAGTTATTCTGGCTCAGCATGAGGAAACAGTCAATCGAAAAATTGAGTTGCCAAAATGGCTGGACCAGGTGAAAAGCAGTCATAAAAAAGTTTCTGAGCCAAAGAGCTCATTTGCAGATTCTCTAAAAAAGGAACTTAAGGAATTAAAGAATTTGCGTAAAGAAGGAATAAAGAAAGGCACGCATCACAATGAATGAATTTATTAATCTTTTTAATTCGAGTGATCCGGAACAAGTAAGCACATCAGTCAAGCTTCTGCTGCTTTTGACGGTTTTATCCGTAGCGCCCGGGATCTTAATTTTAATGACATGTTTCACGAGTATTGTAATCGTATTGTCATTTGTCAGAACATCACTGGCTACCCAATCGATGCCGCCCAACCAAGTATTGCTCGGGCTTGCACTGTTTATGACTTTCTTTATCATGGCTCCTACGTTTTCAGACATAAACGATCAAGCGTTAACGCCGTTATTGAATAATGAAATTGGCCTGGAAGAAGCCTATGGAAAGGCGGAAATGCCAATAAAAGAGTTTATGAGCAAGCATACGAGACAAAAGGATCTCGCCCTGTTTATGAATTATGCAAACATGGAACAGCCAGAGTCACTGGAAGACATCCCGCTAACAACGATGGTTCCTGCCTATGCCATTTCAGAGCTGAAAACTGCTTTTCAAATCGGTTTTATGGTCTTTATTCCTTTTTTAATCATTGATATGGTAGTTGCCAGCGTCCTTATGGCAATGGGGATGATGATGCTGCCGCCGGTAATCATTTCGCTTCCTTTTAAAATCCTTTTATTTGTTTTGGTAGACGGCTGGTATTTAATTGTGAAGTCATTATTACAAAGCTATTAGAATGGGTGTTTTCATTTTGAGTTCAGAATTTGTTATTTCTATCGCGGAAAAAGCAGTGTATATCACATTGCTGATCAGTGGCCCGGCTCTTGGTCTCGCTTTAGTTGTCGGGTTAGCGGTCAGCATTTTTCAGGCTACTACCCAGATCCAGGAGCAGACCCTTGCGTTCATACCAAAAATCGTCGCCGTATTAATCGGATTGGTGGTTTTCGGCCCTTGGATGCTTTCAACTATTCTATCGTTTACAACTGAACTTTTTTCTAATTTGAATCAATTTGTCAGGTAACGGCATGGGATCATTTATCGATTATTTTCCGGCTTTTTTGCTTGTTTTTATAAGAATCACAGCTTTCTTTGTTACTTTGCCTCTATTTTCATATCGAACGATACCTGCCGTTCATAAAGTAGGATTTGCCTTTTTTTTAGGAGTTGTCAGCTTCAGTACGTTGAATGATCCTCCTATATTAAAGGTTGATGGCTATTATTTTCTTTTACTTGGAAAAGAGATATTGGTTGGCTTACTTCTGGGGTTAATTGCATATATTATGCTTTCTGCCGTTCAAATCGCAGGTTCATTTATTGATTTTCAAATGGGCTTTGCGGTAGCGAACGTAATTGATCCGCAAACGGGGGCACAGAACCCTCTTGTCAGTCATTTTTTGTACACGATGGCTCTGATGTTTATGCTGAGCATTAATGCGCATCACATGCTGCTTGATGGTGTTTTTTACAGCTATCAGTACATACCTGTCGATCAGTTGATTTCTTTTTCCGGCGAAGGCCTGGCCGAATTTATCATGACGCGTTTCAATCAAATGTTTGTTATTTCATTTCAAATGTCAGCTCCTATCGTTGCCAGCTTGTTTCTTGTTGATCTGGCTCTAGGCATTGTGGCAAGAACTGTTCCGCAGCTGAACGTGTTTGTCGTCGGCCTGCCGTTAAAGATTGCTGTCAGCTTTATCATGTTGATTGTGTGTATGGGTGTATTATTCTATTCCGTTCAATTGCTGTTTGAGCAAATCATTCGGACAATGAGGGATTTATTGACGCTCTTTGGAGGAATATCATGATCCGATTGGATTTGCAATATTTTGCAGGTGAGAAAACCGAAAAAGCGACCCCGAAGAAGCAGCAGGAATCTAGAAAAAAGGGGCAAGTTGCCAAGAGTTCAGATGTGAACACTGCATTTTTGATCATTTTTCTCTTTTTGTCTTTAACCCTTGTCGGACCGTTTATGAGAGATCGGCTCATCGCATTAATCAAAAGCTTTTACACAGAAAAATTATTGTTTTCTCTTTCTTTGAACAATGTAAAACAATTATTTATCGATATGGTGACAGAGAGTGCATTGCTTCTTTTGCCGATTTTGGGCATCGCCTTTCTCGCTGGAATGGCCGGCAACATCATGCAAGTCGGGTTTCTGTTCTCAACTGAAGCGGTAAAACCGGACTTAAAAAAAATTGATCCGATCAGCGGATTTAAACGAGTTTACAGTTTACGGGCGATTGTTGAGTTATTGAAGTCGATCTTAAAAATTGCGATTATCGGTGTTGTTACATTCTCAGTCATTTGGGTTCATTTCGGTGAAATCATTCGGCTGCCCCTATTAACAGCTGAAGAGGCGCTTTCATTGCTTGGTAAATTAACATTGTATATGGGCCTTTTTGCAGGTGTTGCTCTAGCTTTTCTAGCTTTATTGGATTATTTGTATCAAAAATATGATTTTGAAAAAAATATCAGGATGTCCAAACAGGATATCAAAGACGAGTATAAAAAAACGGAGGGTGACCCTCTCATAAAATCCAAAATCAAGCAAAGGCAAAAAGAAATGACGATGAGAAGAATGATGCAAGAGGTGCCAAAAGCTGATGTCATCATTACAAATCCAACGCATTATGCCGTAGCTGTAAAATACGATGAATCCAAGAGGGATGCGCCTTTCGTAATAGCAAAGGGAGTTGACTCAATAGCCCTTAAGATTCGCCAAATCGCTAGTGAGCACGATGTAATGACAGTCGAGAATCGGCCGTTAGCCCGTGCGTTATACGATCAAGTAGAGCTTGACCATATTGTTCCCGAGCAATTTTTTAAAGCAATCGCTGAAATCCTCGCATACGTCTACAGGATCAAGAAAAAATAAGAATGATAGTTTTTGAGTATTAAAGGAGAGAAAAGCAATGTCTGCAAGAGATTTTACCGTATTATTCAGTGTTGTCCTCATTGTTGCAATGCTGGTGATTCCATTTCCGCCTTGGATGCTGAGCATTTTCATAATCATTAATATATCTCTTGCTTTAATCGTGCTTCTAACAACGATGAATATGCAGGAAGCACTGCAATTTTCCATTTTCCCGTCTTTATTATTATTACTTACGTTGTTTCGCTTGGGATTAAATATTTCTACCACCAGATCGATACTTGCAAATGGCGATGCGGGAAAAGTCGTGGAAACATTTGGATCCTTTGTGGTCGGCGGAAACGTACTGGTAGGTTTGGTCGTATTCACTATACTAATTATCATTCAGTTTGTCGTCATCACAAAAGGGTCAGAGCGGGTATCCGAGGTTGCAGCCAGGTTTACTTTAGATGCGATGCCAGGAAAACAAATGAGTATTGATGCCGATTTAAATGCCGGAATGATAACAGAACACGATGCAAAAGAACGCAGAGAAAAGGTAGCAAGAGAAGCCGATTTTTATGGAGCAATGGATGGAGCGAGCAAGTTTGTCAAAGGAGATGCTATTGCCGGAATTATTATTGTACTCATTAACATTATTTTCGGAATCATAATCGGAATGCTTCAGGAGGGTATGTCAATTCAGGAAGCGGCTTCTCATTTCACATTGCTAACAGTCGGTGACGGAATCGTCTCCCAAATCCCTGCCCTTCTGATTTCAACCGCCACGGGAATTGTTGTGACAAGAGCAGCGTCGGAGGGGAATCTCGGTCAGGATATTACTAATCAGCTTTTTGCTTTTCCGAAGCTCCTTTACATCACAGCAGCAACCATTGCTCTTTTAGGATTATTTACGCCGATTGGTATTCTTTTGACTGGACCATTTGCAGCCATATTGGCTATCGGAGGCTACATGCTTTCAAGAGAACCGAAAGAACCGGAAATGGCGGCAGATGAAATCGATGAAGCGGAAGCAGAAGTTCTCAAAAGCCCAGAAAGTGTCGTTCATTTGCTCCATATTGATCCGATCGAATTTGAATTTGGCTACGGGTTAATTCCACTGGCTGATTCTGCCCAGGGCGGAGACCTTCTCGATCGAATCGTAATGATACGCAGACAGCTTGCGCTTGAGCTC
This window of the Bacillus gobiensis genome carries:
- a CDS encoding flagellar basal body-associated FliL family protein, giving the protein MNKKLVNVSVIVIVAIAALCTAAFLVLKSSLIEDSNKEPTIDEVLEASVDINDVITNLQGDSIVRISLKLETDSKKAKEKDSTIELLANLKADEIEGAKGKVAFKNKLKEKVNAYMREGQITKVYITSFNLQ
- the fliM gene encoding flagellar motor switch protein FliM, which codes for MAGEVLSQNEIDALLSAISTGEMDADELKKEDTAKKVKTYDFKRALRFSKDQIRSLTRIHENFSRLLTTYFSAQLRTYINISVGSVDQVPYEEFIRSIPSLTILNLFEVRPLEGKIMMEVNPTIAYTMMDRVMGGTGMGGSKKDSLTEIETKIISNLCENSLVNYREAWEQVAEINPEMTGFEVNPQFVQMVSPNETVVVISLNAQIGNISGVINLCIPHVVLEPIIPKLSMHYWMQSERIEPKPEETHSLKKQIMDAHVPVVAQLGTSELTIEEFLNLEIGDCITLDQSVTEPLTVKVGERPKFFGQAGRVNRKVAIQILDHDIRGEKIGT
- the fliY gene encoding flagellar motor switch phosphatase FliY; this translates as MEHNSLSQDEIDSLLNGTSSLEGYEELSPIEQDAIGEIGNISFGSSATALSTLLNQKVEITTPHVSIVLKSKLNEEFPHPYVAIEVNYTEGFTGSNLLVIKQSDASIIADLMMGGDGNNSDVPLDDIHLSAVQEAMNQMMGSAATSMSTVFKKRVDISPPRLNLLDVNQGEGTETIPGEEKLVKVSFRLTVGKLIDSNIMQVSPITFAKEFINELIEPANNNDDHSSECVSKPEPVLHPENEPKAVHSKPASSLQKEKKSSGQSVSPVEFSAFEDRTHEGTSKTNNLDMLLDIPLSVTVELGKTKKSVKEILELSAGSIIELDTLAGEPVDILVNQRIVAKGEVVVIDENFGVRVTDILSQKERIHKLK
- a CDS encoding response regulator, with the protein product MAYKVLIVDDAAFMRMMIKDILVKNGFEVVGEAADGVQAVDKYKELSPDLVTMDITMPEMDGIAALKEIKQINPQAKVIMCSAMGQQAMVIDAIQAGAKDFIVKPFQADRVLEAINKTLS
- the fliZ gene encoding flagella biosynthesis regulatory protein FliZ — translated: MSISFIVCLLFAYHASPVSAAETGDATVDEWFQQQDEDKVKPVENRKEEKQSPPVKQPSASVSAMDFFRMIGALLFVIFLIYAVIKLLNKRNKMIRPFQYIENLGGTSLGQNRSVQLIKVGERVMVVGVGESIQLLKEIENEEERKVILAQHEETVNRKIELPKWLDQVKSSHKKVSEPKSSFADSLKKELKELKNLRKEGIKKGTHHNE
- the fliP gene encoding flagellar type III secretion system pore protein FliP (The bacterial flagellar biogenesis protein FliP forms a type III secretion system (T3SS)-type pore required for flagellar assembly.); this encodes MNEFINLFNSSDPEQVSTSVKLLLLLTVLSVAPGILILMTCFTSIVIVLSFVRTSLATQSMPPNQVLLGLALFMTFFIMAPTFSDINDQALTPLLNNEIGLEEAYGKAEMPIKEFMSKHTRQKDLALFMNYANMEQPESLEDIPLTTMVPAYAISELKTAFQIGFMVFIPFLIIDMVVASVLMAMGMMMLPPVIISLPFKILLFVLVDGWYLIVKSLLQSY
- the fliQ gene encoding flagellar biosynthesis protein FliQ; this encodes MSSEFVISIAEKAVYITLLISGPALGLALVVGLAVSIFQATTQIQEQTLAFIPKIVAVLIGLVVFGPWMLSTILSFTTELFSNLNQFVR
- the fliR gene encoding flagellar biosynthetic protein FliR, which encodes MGSFIDYFPAFLLVFIRITAFFVTLPLFSYRTIPAVHKVGFAFFLGVVSFSTLNDPPILKVDGYYFLLLGKEILVGLLLGLIAYIMLSAVQIAGSFIDFQMGFAVANVIDPQTGAQNPLVSHFLYTMALMFMLSINAHHMLLDGVFYSYQYIPVDQLISFSGEGLAEFIMTRFNQMFVISFQMSAPIVASLFLVDLALGIVARTVPQLNVFVVGLPLKIAVSFIMLIVCMGVLFYSVQLLFEQIIRTMRDLLTLFGGIS
- the flhB gene encoding flagellar biosynthesis protein FlhB; amino-acid sequence: MMIRLDLQYFAGEKTEKATPKKQQESRKKGQVAKSSDVNTAFLIIFLFLSLTLVGPFMRDRLIALIKSFYTEKLLFSLSLNNVKQLFIDMVTESALLLLPILGIAFLAGMAGNIMQVGFLFSTEAVKPDLKKIDPISGFKRVYSLRAIVELLKSILKIAIIGVVTFSVIWVHFGEIIRLPLLTAEEALSLLGKLTLYMGLFAGVALAFLALLDYLYQKYDFEKNIRMSKQDIKDEYKKTEGDPLIKSKIKQRQKEMTMRRMMQEVPKADVIITNPTHYAVAVKYDESKRDAPFVIAKGVDSIALKIRQIASEHDVMTVENRPLARALYDQVELDHIVPEQFFKAIAEILAYVYRIKKK
- the flhA gene encoding flagellar biosynthesis protein FlhA gives rise to the protein MSARDFTVLFSVVLIVAMLVIPFPPWMLSIFIIINISLALIVLLTTMNMQEALQFSIFPSLLLLLTLFRLGLNISTTRSILANGDAGKVVETFGSFVVGGNVLVGLVVFTILIIIQFVVITKGSERVSEVAARFTLDAMPGKQMSIDADLNAGMITEHDAKERREKVAREADFYGAMDGASKFVKGDAIAGIIIVLINIIFGIIIGMLQEGMSIQEAASHFTLLTVGDGIVSQIPALLISTATGIVVTRAASEGNLGQDITNQLFAFPKLLYITAATIALLGLFTPIGILLTGPFAAILAIGGYMLSREPKEPEMAADEIDEAEAEVLKSPESVVHLLHIDPIEFEFGYGLIPLADSAQGGDLLDRIVMIRRQLALELGLVIPVVRIRDNIALQPNEYRLKIKGNEAAKGELLLDHYLAMSPSSEEDLITGIDTIEPSFGLPAKWIAESEKDSAEMLGYTVVDPASVVSTHITEMVKQHAHELLGRQETKQLIDHLKESYPVLVEEVTPNPLSVGDVQKVLAKLLKEHVSIRNLVTIFETLADYGKMTSDSDLLTEYTRQALARQITSQYTDENESMKVVTFSGRVEKAIADGVQQTEQGRYLSIAPAASDNIIQSVAREIEQLSLQQETPILLCSPPVRMYIKQLLERYFPDLPVLSYNELEANVEVQSIGVVDIP